A segment of the Poseidonibacter antarcticus genome:
TTGAGTTTTTTAATATAAAATTGAATAATTTAAATAAATTAATAATTAATTGGACGGAGTAGATTTAATGAAAAGAGTAGTTATAACTGGATTAGGAACTATCAATTCAATAGGGCATAATGTTGAAGATTCATTTAAAGCTGTTGTTGCTGGTGAATGTGGTATTGATACAATCACACTATTTGATATAGAACAATTCCCTGTAAAAATAGCTGGTGAAGTTAAAAACTTTGACCCTACAACTGTAATGGATAAAAAAGAAGTAAAGAAAGCTGACAGATTTATTCAACTAGGTATTAAAGCAGCTAAAGAAGCTATGATGGATTGTGGTTTAGCTGGTGAAGATGGAAAAGTATCAGCAGCTGATGCTAATAGATTTGGTGTTATTTCAGCTTCTGGAATTGGTGGTTTATCTACAATTGAAAAAAACTCTGTTGTATGTAATACTAGAGGACCTAGAAGAATTTCACCATTTTTTATTCCTTCATCTTTAGTGAATATGCTAAGTGGATTTATTTCAATTGAACATGGATTAAAAGGTCCATCATTATCTCATGTAACAGCTTGTGCAGCTTCTACTCATGCTCTTAATGATGCAGTTAAAACTATTTCACTTAATGGTGCTGATAGAATTTTAGTTGTTGGTGCTGAGAGTGCTATTTGTGGTGCTGGAATGGGTGGTTTTGCTGCTATGAAAGCATTATCTACAAGAAACGATGATCCAAAAACTGCTTCAAGACCATTTGATATAGATAGAGATGGATTTGTTATGGGAGAAGGTTCAGGTGCACTTGTAGTTGAAACATTAGATTCAGCATTAGCACGTGACGCTAAAATTTATTGTGAAATTATTGGTTTTGGTGAATCAGCAGATGCTAATCATATTACAGCTCCTGTAATGGATGGACCTTTAAGAGCAATGCAAGCAGCAGTAGCAATGGCAAGTGCTAATCTTGGTGAAGATGTAAAAATTGATTATATTAATTCTCATGGTACATCAACTCCTGTTGGAGATGTAAATGAAGCACAAGCAATTGTTGAATTATTTAATGGTGTAGAAAATTGTCCACCTGTTACTTCAACAAAAGGTCAAATTGGTCATTGTTTAGGAGCAGCTGGCGCTATTGAAGCTATATTTGCAATTAAAGCATTAAATGAAGGAATTATTCCTCCAACAATTAATATTAAAAATCAAGATCCTGAATGTCCTTTAGATTGCGTTCCTGATACTGCTAGAAAAGTAGAACTAACTACGGTTATGAGTAATAACTTTGGTTTTGGTGGAACAAATGGTTCAGTGATTTTTAAAAAGTATGAAGCATAATAAATAAAATATGATTATTAAAAAAGAGTTAGTTTACACTAGCTCTTTTTTTTATGATAAAGGAAAAATTTGGCAACTTATTTAGAATTCGAAGATAAGATAAAAAAAATAGAAGATGATATCATAATAGCAAGAACAAAAGCTGATGAACCTGCAGTTGAAATCTTAGAAAAAAAACTTGAAAAAGAAGTTGAAAAAACTTTTAAAAATTTAAGTGACTATCAAAAACTTCAATTAGCACGTCACCCTGATCGACCTTATGCAATGGATTATATCAATGGTTTATTGACTAATGCTTATGAAATCCATGGAGATAGACATTATGTAGATGATACTGCAATTGTATGTTATCTTGGATATATCAATAATCAAAAAGTTATGGTTATTGGAGAGCAAAAAGGAAGAGGTACTAAAGATAAATTATATAGAAATTTTGGAATGCCAAATCCAGAAGGATACAGAAAAGCATTAAGAGCTGCAAAAATGGCAGAAAAATTTCAAATTCCTATTCTTATGTTAGTTGATACTCCGGGTGCATATCCAGGATTAGGAGCTGAAGAGAGAAATCAAAGTGAAGCAATCGCTAGAAACTTATGTGAATTTGCTGATTTAACAACACCTACAGTATCAATTGTAATTGGTGAAGGTGGTTCAGGTGGAGCATTAGCGATTTCTATTGCTGATAAACTTGCAATGATGAGATACTCAGTATATGCTGTAATTTCACCTGAAGGTTGTTCTGCAATTTTATGGAGTGATTCTACAAAAGTTGAAACAGCTGCAAATGCATTAAAGATTACATCTGATAATCTAAAAGAATTAAATTTAGTTGATGATATAATTAATGAACCATTAATTGGTGCTCATAGACAAAAAGAAGAAGCTATTAGAGCTTTAGGTGAATATTTTATTACTTCTGTTAATGAATTAAAATTATTAACAGCAGAAGAAAGACATGAAAAAAAATATGCAAAAATCATGGCTTTAGGATCTTTTCACGAAGATAAATAAATCTAAACTTGTAGTTAAACTACAAGTTTATTATCTAACTAGACGACCTACTTTTTCTCCACCTAATAAATGAAAATGTAAATGAGGAACTTCTTGTCCTCCATCCTCTCCAATATTTGTAATTAATCTATAACCACTTTTTCTAATTTCTAATTTAGAAGCTACTTTATGAATAAACTCTGTCATACTTGCCATAATTTTTGGAGGTATTACATCAAATGAATCATAATGCTCTTTTGGGATAATTAATACATGAATCTTTCTTGCTGGATTTATATCATTAAATGCTAAAAAATTTTCATCTTCTAATATCGTTTGATTTGGTATTTCACCTTTTACAATTTTACAAAATATACACATTGTTTTTCCTTGAATTTAAATCATAAATAATTATAACCAAACTCTAATAAATCTTTAAGTATAATCGCAAGCATATAGAAATAGAATAATTAAAATTATTCGATATTATTCATAAAAATAGGAGATATAGTGACAGAGTTGATTGAAAAAATAAGCAATGCAGCCTCACTTGAAGAGTTAGAAAACCTTAGAATAGAAACACTTGGTAAAAAAGGTATTTTAACTTTAGAGTTTGCAAAAATGAAAAGTATTCCAAATGAAGAAAAAAAAGCTTTTGCTCAAAACCTAAATGAACAAAAAGCAAAAATTACTAATGCGATTGAAGATAGAAAAGTAATTCTAGAAAAAGAAGCATTAAATAAAAAACTTCAAAATGAAAAGATTGATGTAACAAGATTTAATAATGAATTATCTTGTGGAGCAACACATCCTGTAGTTGAAACTATGGATAGAATTGTTACATATTTTCAAAACTTAAACTTTGCAGTGGAAGTTGGTCCTTTGGTTGAAGATGATTTTCATAACTTTGAAGCATTAAATTTACCGAAATATCATCCTGCACGTGATATGCAAGATACTTTTTATAACAAAGATTACACTCTATTAAGAACACATACATCACCTGTTCAAATTAGAACAATGTTAAAACAAAATACACCTATTAGAATGATAGCTCCAGGGACAGTATTTAGACGTGATTTTGATATTACTCATACACCAATGTTCCACCAAATTGAAGCATTAGTTGTTGATGAAGCTGATAAAATCTCATTTGCAAACTTAAAACACGTATTAGTAGAATTTTTACAACATATGTTTGGGGATGTAGAAGTTAGATTTAGACCATCATTTTTCCCATTTACTGAACCATCAGCTGAAGTTGATATTTCATGTGTATTCTGTAAAGGTGAAGGATGTAGAGTTTGTTCGCATACAGGATGGCTTGAAGTTTTAGGTTGTGGTGTTGTTGATCAAAATGTATTCAAAGCAGTTGGCTATGAAAATAAATCTGGTTATGCATTTGGATTAGGTGTTGAAAGATTTGCAATGCTTATACACAATATTGGAGATTTAAGATCATTATTTGAAAGTGATACAAGATTATTAGGACAGTTTAGATGATTATTACAAGAACTTGGATAGAAGAATTTATTGATATTAAAGATATCTCAACTGATGATATTTGCAAAACATTAAACTCAATTGGACTAGAAGTAGATAGTTTAGAACAAATTTCAATTGCACCAAAAGTAGTTGTTGGAAAAGTTTTAGAAAAAGTTAAACATCCAGATGCTGATAAATTAAATATTTGTCAAGTTGATATTGGTACTGAAATAGTACAAATTGTTTGTGGTGCAAAAAATGTAGATGCAGGACAATTTGTACCAGTTGCAACTGTTGGATGTAGATTATCTGCTGATTTTAAAATCAAAAAAGCAAAACTTAGAGGTGTTGATTCAATCGGAATGATTTGTTCGTCAACTGAACTAGGTTTAGCAAAACTTAATGATGGTATTTTAGAATTAGATGACTCAATTGGTGAATTAGTACTTGGTCGAGAGTTAAGTGAATATAAACTTTTAAATGATGATATTATTGAAATAGAATTAACAGCAAATAGAGGTGATTGTTTAAGTATAAATGGAGTTGCTAGAGAACTTAGTGCTTATTATAATATTCCAATGTATTCTTTTGAAAATAAAATTACTTATAATGAACTTGGAATTGGACAAATTTTAGAAATACAAGCTAAAAATATTGATTCATCTTTAACTTTTAAAGCAATAGATTTAAAAACTTATAAATTAGATTTAATATCAAAATTAAGAACTGCAATAATTGGGAAATATGAAGAGAATAATGATCTTCAAAACTCATTAACTTATGCAACACATTGTACTGGAGTTTTATTAAATGCTTACTCTAAAAATCAAGCTAAAGAAGATAATACTTTAAGTCTTTTTGAAATTAAAAAAGATGAAAATGGTTTTGATACTGTTTATGGAAAAGAACAATTAAGTACTATTTGTATTGATCATAAAAAAGTAGATTTAAATGATACAACATTTATTGTTGAAGCATCATATATAAATCCAGAAAAACTTTGTATGCAAGTATTTGAAACAAAAATATCAACAGGTGATGTTTATTATAAATCATCTCGTGGTTCAGAACCTGATATTCATTATGGAATTGATTATCTAACAACTTTCCTTTCAACACATGGAGCTTCAATATATAAAGGAAATGAATCATTTATTGAAGATAGTCAAAAAGCAACATTGGATATTACTATGAATAAAGTAAATTCAATAATTGGTCAAGAAATACCAGAATTAGAAGTTGAAAGAATATTAAGTTCACTAGGTTTTGAAGTAAAAAATGGTTTAAATGATATATTAAACGTTAAAATTCCATTTTTTAGACATGATATAAAAAATATTGCAGATGTAACTGAAGAGATTGTAAGAATTGTTGGTATTGATAATATTAAAGCAAAACCTTTAGCAATTGATGAAGTAAATAGAATTAACCATACAACAAATGATTTAGTTAAAAAGAATAAATTAAGACTTAAAGCTTGTGAAAATGGATTTAATGAAACATTAACTTATGTATTTGCATCTAGAGAAAATTTAGAAAAATATTCTTTTCCTGTTGTAAAAGAAGAACTAGATATATTAAATCCAATTGTAAAAGAATTAAATACGTATAGAACTACTATGCTTTTAAATTTACTTGAAGCTTGTGCTAGTAACTATAAAATTGGTGCAAAATCTACTTCATTCTTTGAAATTGGAACAATATTTGATGTTAATAGAAATGAATCTAAAGCAATTTCTTTTATTCAAACAGGTGCAGGTGAATTAGAAGATGTAAAAAATGCTGGTAAACCTCAAAATATTGACTTATTCAAATTTGCAAAGAAAATTTTAAATACAATTGGGAAATTTGATTTAGAGCCAATGACAAAAATTGAAAATGATTTTATTCATCCATATCAAAATGCAAATGTAATTGTTGATGGAGAAATTATTGGATTTATTTCTAAAGTACATCCAAGTGTATGTGAAGATTATGATTTATCAGATACATTTGTTGCACAAATTGATTTTGATTTAATTAAAAATGATTTAGTTAAAACATCAGGTTATTCAAAATTCCAAGCATCAAAAAAAGATTTAAGCATAATTGCACCAAAAACATTAGCTTATAAAGAAATCAAAGATGTAATCAATTCTTTAAATGATACAAATATTAAACAATATAATTTAATTGATATTTATAATGATGAAAATTTAGGTGAACATGAAAGTTTAACAATTAGATTTGTTTTACAAAATGATGAAAAAACAATGGAAGAAGAAGATATAACTAATTCTATGAATAATATTTTACAAGCTCTAGAAACAAAACTTTCAATTGGTTTAAGACAATAAAAATATAAGATAATTAAAAAAAGGCAAAAAGTGGAAAAATTTAGTATAAAAAAACTAGACAAGGCATTTGATATTGAGATTGACTCAATTGCAAGTGATAAATCAATATCTCATAGATGTGCAATGTTTTCACTTTTTTCTGATAAAACATCTTATATCAAGAATTATTTAACAGCTGAAGATACATTAAATACACTTAGTATTGTTGAGCAATTAGGTGCAAAAATTAAAAGAAATGGGTCTAGTGTTGAAATAACTCCAACTTCAAAATTAACTGAACCAAAAGATGTTTTAGATTGTGGAAATTCTGGAACTGCAATGAGATTATTTTGTGGTCTTCTAGCATCAGTAGATGGAGCTTTTACCTTAGTTGGTGATAAGTATTTAATGAATAGACCAATGAGTAGAGTTGCAAATCCTCTAAGAAGTATTGGTGCTTTAATTGATGGTAGAGAAAATGGCAATAAAGCCCCATTATTTATAAGAGGAGTGAAAGAATTAACTCCTTTTTCTTATCATTCACCAGTTGATTCAGCTCAAGTAAAATCAGCAATGATACTAGCAGCCTTAAGAGCAACAGGAATTTGTAAATATAAAGAAAATGAATTAACAAGAGACCATACTGAACGAATGTTAAAAGGTATGGGTGCAAAACTTGTCAATGATAAAAATGGTTTTATAAACATACATCCATTAACAGGTACATTAAAACCTTTAAATATTACAGTACCAACTGATCCCTCATCTGCTTTTTTCTTTGCTCTTGCAGCTGCTATTACAAAAGATTCACGCGTTTTAATCAAAAATGTAACTCTAAACCCAACAAGAATCGAAGCATATCATGTTTTAAAAAGAATGGGAGTAATAGTAAACTTTATTGAAAAAGAAAATGTTTATGAACCAATAGGTGATATAGAAGTTATTAACAATGAATTAAATGCTGTTAATGTAAGTGAAAACATTTCATGGTTAATTGATGAACTTCCTGCTCTTTCTATTGCTATGAGTTTAGCAAAAGGTAAATCAACAGTATCAAATGCAAAAGAATTAAGAGTAAAAGAATCAGATCGAATAACTGCAGTAGTAAGTAATTTAAAGCTTTGTGGTGTTGATTATAAAGAATATGAAGATGGTTATGAAATTAATGGTGGTAAAATCCAAAAAGCAGTTATTAATTCATCAGGTGATCATAGAATTGCAATGAGTTTTGCAATTGCAGGATTAAATAGTGATATGGAAATTGAAGATACACAATGCATTGATACATCATTTCCAAACTTTAAAGAGATTTTAGACTCTTTATATTAAGAACAACTCGTTGTTTCTTTAGGATTTACTTCTTTTGTTGGAATTTATTTTCATTGTAAAAAGAAGTTATTAAATACAAAGTCCCTTAGAAATTGGGACAATTTTTAAGGATAAAGAATGAAAGTTAAATTAGCTTCAAATTACGGATTCTGTTTTGGTGTTAAAAGGGCAATTAAAATTGCTGAATCATATGAAAACTCATCAACAATGGGTCCATTAATACATAATCAAGATGAAATAAATAGATTAAGAAATGATTTCAATGTTGGGCTTTATGAAAATTTAGAAGATATAAAAGACAACGATACTGTAATAATTAGAACACATGGTATTCCAAAAAATGATTTAAAAAACTTAAGAAAACAAA
Coding sequences within it:
- a CDS encoding beta-ketoacyl-ACP synthase II, which encodes MKRVVITGLGTINSIGHNVEDSFKAVVAGECGIDTITLFDIEQFPVKIAGEVKNFDPTTVMDKKEVKKADRFIQLGIKAAKEAMMDCGLAGEDGKVSAADANRFGVISASGIGGLSTIEKNSVVCNTRGPRRISPFFIPSSLVNMLSGFISIEHGLKGPSLSHVTACAASTHALNDAVKTISLNGADRILVVGAESAICGAGMGGFAAMKALSTRNDDPKTASRPFDIDRDGFVMGEGSGALVVETLDSALARDAKIYCEIIGFGESADANHITAPVMDGPLRAMQAAVAMASANLGEDVKIDYINSHGTSTPVGDVNEAQAIVELFNGVENCPPVTSTKGQIGHCLGAAGAIEAIFAIKALNEGIIPPTINIKNQDPECPLDCVPDTARKVELTTVMSNNFGFGGTNGSVIFKKYEA
- the accA gene encoding acetyl-CoA carboxylase carboxyl transferase subunit alpha — encoded protein: MATYLEFEDKIKKIEDDIIIARTKADEPAVEILEKKLEKEVEKTFKNLSDYQKLQLARHPDRPYAMDYINGLLTNAYEIHGDRHYVDDTAIVCYLGYINNQKVMVIGEQKGRGTKDKLYRNFGMPNPEGYRKALRAAKMAEKFQIPILMLVDTPGAYPGLGAEERNQSEAIARNLCEFADLTTPTVSIVIGEGGSGGALAISIADKLAMMRYSVYAVISPEGCSAILWSDSTKVETAANALKITSDNLKELNLVDDIINEPLIGAHRQKEEAIRALGEYFITSVNELKLLTAEERHEKKYAKIMALGSFHEDK
- a CDS encoding histidine triad nucleotide-binding protein, producing the protein MCIFCKIVKGEIPNQTILEDENFLAFNDINPARKIHVLIIPKEHYDSFDVIPPKIMASMTEFIHKVASKLEIRKSGYRLITNIGEDGGQEVPHLHFHLLGGEKVGRLVR
- the pheS gene encoding phenylalanine--tRNA ligase subunit alpha, translated to MTELIEKISNAASLEELENLRIETLGKKGILTLEFAKMKSIPNEEKKAFAQNLNEQKAKITNAIEDRKVILEKEALNKKLQNEKIDVTRFNNELSCGATHPVVETMDRIVTYFQNLNFAVEVGPLVEDDFHNFEALNLPKYHPARDMQDTFYNKDYTLLRTHTSPVQIRTMLKQNTPIRMIAPGTVFRRDFDITHTPMFHQIEALVVDEADKISFANLKHVLVEFLQHMFGDVEVRFRPSFFPFTEPSAEVDISCVFCKGEGCRVCSHTGWLEVLGCGVVDQNVFKAVGYENKSGYAFGLGVERFAMLIHNIGDLRSLFESDTRLLGQFR
- the pheT gene encoding phenylalanine--tRNA ligase subunit beta, whose translation is MIITRTWIEEFIDIKDISTDDICKTLNSIGLEVDSLEQISIAPKVVVGKVLEKVKHPDADKLNICQVDIGTEIVQIVCGAKNVDAGQFVPVATVGCRLSADFKIKKAKLRGVDSIGMICSSTELGLAKLNDGILELDDSIGELVLGRELSEYKLLNDDIIEIELTANRGDCLSINGVARELSAYYNIPMYSFENKITYNELGIGQILEIQAKNIDSSLTFKAIDLKTYKLDLISKLRTAIIGKYEENNDLQNSLTYATHCTGVLLNAYSKNQAKEDNTLSLFEIKKDENGFDTVYGKEQLSTICIDHKKVDLNDTTFIVEASYINPEKLCMQVFETKISTGDVYYKSSRGSEPDIHYGIDYLTTFLSTHGASIYKGNESFIEDSQKATLDITMNKVNSIIGQEIPELEVERILSSLGFEVKNGLNDILNVKIPFFRHDIKNIADVTEEIVRIVGIDNIKAKPLAIDEVNRINHTTNDLVKKNKLRLKACENGFNETLTYVFASRENLEKYSFPVVKEELDILNPIVKELNTYRTTMLLNLLEACASNYKIGAKSTSFFEIGTIFDVNRNESKAISFIQTGAGELEDVKNAGKPQNIDLFKFAKKILNTIGKFDLEPMTKIENDFIHPYQNANVIVDGEIIGFISKVHPSVCEDYDLSDTFVAQIDFDLIKNDLVKTSGYSKFQASKKDLSIIAPKTLAYKEIKDVINSLNDTNIKQYNLIDIYNDENLGEHESLTIRFVLQNDEKTMEEEDITNSMNNILQALETKLSIGLRQ
- the aroA gene encoding 3-phosphoshikimate 1-carboxyvinyltransferase, with product MEKFSIKKLDKAFDIEIDSIASDKSISHRCAMFSLFSDKTSYIKNYLTAEDTLNTLSIVEQLGAKIKRNGSSVEITPTSKLTEPKDVLDCGNSGTAMRLFCGLLASVDGAFTLVGDKYLMNRPMSRVANPLRSIGALIDGRENGNKAPLFIRGVKELTPFSYHSPVDSAQVKSAMILAALRATGICKYKENELTRDHTERMLKGMGAKLVNDKNGFINIHPLTGTLKPLNITVPTDPSSAFFFALAAAITKDSRVLIKNVTLNPTRIEAYHVLKRMGVIVNFIEKENVYEPIGDIEVINNELNAVNVSENISWLIDELPALSIAMSLAKGKSTVSNAKELRVKESDRITAVVSNLKLCGVDYKEYEDGYEINGGKIQKAVINSSGDHRIAMSFAIAGLNSDMEIEDTQCIDTSFPNFKEILDSLY